ATATGTTGCCCCCTCATTAAAACGCTCAGAGAAAAAATTGGGACCCCTGTCTTGAATATAAAAAGTGCCCAAAAGAGTTGGCTGATCAGGACGTCCCCCAGATGCAGGCATTCTTCTTATTATTTTCTTTCCTTTATGAATAAATACTTCGTGCTTTTCTTTTAATACTACCTCTACCCATACTATATCATCCTCTAAGGGCATGGTCGTAAACTTAAGTATGTAGGGGTCAGTTTTTTCTCCATGCTTTGAAACCCCCTGTATACTGATTTCGTACTCCTGCTCGGGATCTAATATGGTATGGGGGAGAAATTCCAATTTATCTTCCTTTACCTTTACTTTTTGCTGTACTCCATCAATGGTTACAATGGCTTGTGACAGTTCTTCATCTGCCTGTGCTGTGATTCTAGGATAAAGGGCAATCCATAATCCCGATTGTTTTGGGGTGGTTTTTATGATTTTTGGTTTAGATGTTGTACGTATTTGTTTTTTAAA
The sequence above is drawn from the Candidatus Epulonipiscium sp. genome and encodes:
- a CDS encoding L,D-transpeptidase; translated protein: MPLEDDIVWVEVVLKEKHEVFIHKGKKIIRRMPASGGRPDQPTLLGTFYIQDRGPNFFSERFNEGATYWVRFLDQYLFHGIPRDKRWNIIDSELRKIGKPASHGCIRFLEEDAKWFYENIPQGTMVIIHE